The DNA region TTCCGGCGCTTCCGGAGAGCGCGAGCCACGCGGCGGTCAGGAAGGTGCTGATCGACGAGAGCACTAATGGTCATGGTACTCACATCTGCGCCTTGATCCTACCCCCTTTTTCATACCTGGCGTGCGAAGTAGGTCTAGGTGCCTGCTGCGTCCATAAGAAGCTAGAACTACACACGTATCGGTGGAGCCAGCTGTCCCCGCTTTTGTCGGCCGAGCGTGCGCTTCTGTCACAGCGCACCCGCTCATGACGTAATTATTTCAAATGGTTAATTCATTTAGTACGCGGCATGTAAGTTGCTCCACAGAATATTGCCTCAATGAAAAACGGCACCGTCATTCACCAAGGAGGAGAACGATGAGCGCGGGTCGGCCAGGCAACGTGCGTCGCTGGGTCATGCTGTGCACCTTCATCCTGATGGGGGGTGCCGCATGCGGCGATGCCGTGACGGAGCCCGCGAAGGGTTCCGGCCCGGCCGCCGACCTTTTGGCCGAAGGCCCCCGCCTCCAGCCGGGCTCGGGGGCGAGTCCGGCCGCGAGCGCGCGCCCCATCAAGCCGGTGCAAGCGGCCCTCGAGGTGGGCGAGCGGGGCCAGGTGCTGCAGGCCTGCGCTGGCGGGGGCATGCGCTTCCGGCTCCCGGAGGCGGGGCTCTCGCACGACTTCACCCTCGAGCTCTGGTTCCGCGTGGACGAAGGGCGTGACCAGCGCGTCTTTTCCTCCGGCTCGCTCGCGCTCGACGTGCACCGCGGCCGCGTCCGGGCCCGCCTCGGAGGCGCGAGTCTCGTCGGAGCCGCGGTTGCGCCGCGGGACTGGTACCACGTGGCGGTCGTGGTCCAGGGGAGCGTCGCCCGGCTCTACGTGGGCGGAGGGCTCGTGGATCAGACCGCGTTCCGTGGCCGCTGGACGCGCCCGCACGGCGAAGCGCACGTCGGCGGCGTGGCGGAGGATGCGGCAGCCTTCTGCGGCGCCCTCGACAACCTTCGCCTGACGGCCGAGCCGCTCCACCTGGACGGCTTCCTGCCCGAGCTGGACCTGCGCGTGA from Deltaproteobacteria bacterium includes:
- a CDS encoding LamG domain-containing protein codes for the protein MSAGRPGNVRRWVMLCTFILMGGAACGDAVTEPAKGSGPAADLLAEGPRLQPGSGASPAASARPIKPVQAALEVGERGQVLQACAGGGMRFRLPEAGLSHDFTLELWFRVDEGRDQRVFSSGSLALDVHRGRVRARLGGASLVGAAVAPRDWYHVAVVVQGSVARLYVGGGLVDQTAFRGRWTRPHGEAHVGGVAEDAAAFCGALDNLRLTAEPLHLDGFLPELDLRVTDSTLAGFNFDLDAAPEVQDLSGLDHHGTLYGRAALTPGRI